In the Telopea speciosissima isolate NSW1024214 ecotype Mountain lineage chromosome 6, Tspe_v1, whole genome shotgun sequence genome, TTGAGCAGCTTAAATACCTTAAAATGGTGGTAAAGGAGACTCTAAGATTGCATCCTCCAGCTCCTCTTTTGGTCCCACGAGAAACCATGTGCCATTTTACTATTAACGGATATGACATTTACCCCAAAACAAGGGTCCAAGTGAATGTCAACGCAATCGGGAGAGATCCCAAATATTGGAAGAACCCAGAAGAGTTCATGCCAGAGAGGTTCATGGATAACTCAATTGATTACAAGGGATCACATTTTGAATACTTACCTTTTGGAACAGGTCGAAGAGTTTGTCCTAGAATGCATATGGGTGTTTCACTGGTTGAGTTAACACTGGCATGTCTTCGATCTGTATGCCTTTGATTGGGGCTTTCAGGCCTGATGGGATGAAGAAGGAAGATACATATAAAcatggatgaagaagaagatatttcTGTTCATGAGAAAGCTCCTCTTTACCTTATGCCTATTAACCATATTTGTTGGTTGAGAGGAGAACATTACCTCAATTAGTAACTGATGATGATGGACTCGAGAGAGGaatcctattttcattatttgacGTGATAAACACTACCCATCCCCCCTCTTTGTTGTATCCCAGTTCACAATGTTGCTCATTTGttcgttttttttttagcttgcgaattacataaacaaaaaagtctttttaattttttgtggggtggggtggggtgggtatGGCGAATTACTTACTTCAGAGGAGCTTCATCAAAATGATTTCATCATTGTAAAGAACTGGAGTTGAGTTATCCCCTTATCACTTTCTGATTTTGGGATGCTATATTTATATATTGATTGGTAGAGTACAACGAGTAATATGAAAttcaaaagagagaaagagagtttaGAGTTTATCTAAACTACCCTGTACAGCTCTTGATAAGAAAAAACAATAGGAGATTGAGAGTACAGCTTGATGATGAGATAACAGTAGCAACCGCTTGGAGACGTCCATGGGATTGCATGGACCTAGTCAACATGCAATGTCGTTCCACACTttagatttgaatttgaattcgTTATCTTATCCTTAATACAACCCTTCAAGATGAACGGCCGATGGATGACGTTGAGCTTGGTTCTTAGAACACGGAATCTCGGTGCCACCAGTACTCCCATTGTCATTATATCTGCAATTTGATCTTGACTTGGAATGAAACGTAAACAGAGATGCTTGGACACTACCTGttcacgaacaaaatgataatttatgtcaatgtgcttgatCCGTGCATGAAAGAGTGGATTTGTTGCAAGATTTGTGGTTTTGATGTTATCACAAAACAACTTTGGAGGCAATGGTGAAACTCCAAGATCAAGGAGTAATTGATGTACCCATAAAACTTCGGCTGATGCATTTGCAAGACCCTTATATTCTGGTTCTGTTGAGAATCATGCTATTGTGTGTTGCTTCTTGGAGCTCCATGCAATATCCACTTGTTGACCGTCGATAATCAAGGCAACCGGCTCAATCGACATTTGTATATGCATTGAATTGTGATTATGGCAAGAGACGATGATGAATACCAAGATCAACAGTGTCCTTTAAATAACGCAAGATCCTTTTCACAGTAGCATAGTGATCTATTGTGGATGAATGCATGAATTGGCAAATTTTGTTGGCCGAATAGGCAATATCAGGTCTTGTCAAAGTTAAATATCACAGTGCACCTACAATGCTGCGGTAGAGCATAGGATATGCCATTGTGGTGTGATAGGGCTGTGGTGGAGCTTGGTGTGGGCATAGGCTTGGCTGCTTCCATGTTGGTCCTTTTTAAAAGGTCAGTGTATAGTTGGTTTGTGACAGATACAATCTTCTAAATTCCAAGAAAGTAATGTAGACTTTCTAGATCTTTGATGAGAAATTCCTTACCTTGTCGACTTATGATATCTTGAACAATATTAGAATGAGATGCTGTTTCTAAAATATCGTTGACGCAGACTAGAATATAGGTCGGTCATCATGCCATCTCTTTTATGGACATATAGAGCTGTATCCGATTATGAAGATTTGAAGCCACGAGTAACTAGGAATAATCCAAGTCTATGGGCCCAAGCACGTGGTGCTTGTTTTAGGTCATATAATGCATGTTTGAGATGACAAACATGATTCGGGTAGGTTGGATTCACAAAACCTTGAGGCTGAGTCATGAACACTTGTTCCTATAGAGTATCATGTAGAAATGCATTTTGTATGTCAAGTTGCCGAAGAACCCATCCGTTAGAGACTGCTAGGAATAAAACCGTTCGTATTGTGGTAGgtttcaccaaagggttgaaaGTGTCGCAACAATCGATGCCTTTCTGTTAGTGAAAATCCTTAGCAACAAGACAAGCCTTATACCTTGAAATAATTCCATCTACATTTCTTTTTATCTTAAAGATCCATTTGTTGCCAATAATGTTAAGAGAATGATGAGGTGGTAGTAGTTGCCAAGCTCCATTTCGCAAGAGTGCATAAAACTCATCACTCATGGCGGATTGCCAATTAGGGTCTTTGTTAGCCGCAGCATCACAATGTCATCACAAATTGCACACTCACTGCAAAGATTGACTCCATAAAGCCACATGACATGGCCATGGCTTGGTGCAAAGGCACGTTTGCCTATTGTGAAACCACAACCTTTAATCTCATACCTTCGGATATGTTAAAAGGATATGTTGTCATACTGTTGGATCACTATATGTGAAGACATTGTGAGAAAtatataatgcattccttgctAAGGATAAATCTCATGTCCCTCAAGCCAGCCTCATGGATCATGTTGGGATTTACAACCAACACCCTTAGGGTTAGACACAACTAATTGTAGCTTGATTGTTAATTATGTTGTTTGCAACTGTATCGACATAATTTTGGCACATTCTTTCTAATATTTTACATGGAGAAAAGAAAGTTGTCTGGGCGCCTAGCCCCTAAACTAGTACGGGTGCTAATGGGAGCATTCATGCAAGCATCATGGGGGGCGGAATTTCTGCCTTTCTAAGGGGttagggcggtcattttgcacccattctaaatcaagccctttaacttATCTCATACTAAGCTCATCCAATCTATTACACATACACTAGAGTGTGCACCACTAGGCACACAACATACCACCATGCTTCCGCAGCCATTGTCCTCGGTGTCTCTTACTCTGGCAGCTTTCACTCTAGTGGTAGGTAGCTTTTTTAAGTGGATCCACTCTGTTCTAGGATTTTTGCCTGACTTCAAGTAACCCTTTCTTGACGGTTTTCACTTTACTCCAGAGTAGCTCTCTCCTAAATAGCCCTTTTCATGACTCGAACTCATGACGTAGTGTCCGACTTTGATACGAAATATTAGAAATTTAACTAATATGTCAAAAACTCTAAAACTACTaaaacacgttaaatcaagttATTTAACCTACCCCATGTTAGACTGACCAATTTAATCCCCATCTACTAATGAGAAAGTTGAAAGTGGGATTCGGAtgtttcctttgtttcttttattcgTCTAGGGATTCCTAGACTTTAATTTCgtatcctcttttttttataaatgtaTTCTTTCTGATTAAAGTAAGATGATTCTCCAGGCGAGGACAAACTGACCAAATTATTGTGGGCCCATTAATTGCTGGTTGCTCAAACATGATGTAATACAGATATGAATTAGGTAAAACAGACAAAAAGTGGTTCAGGTGACCTCAGAAGTCAGAAGTAGGGTGATTAAATATTAATTTTCTCTCAATAGAGAGTCcaccatacatatatataatacGGATATTGATTAGGTAAATCAGACAAAAGGTGGTGGATCCCTAATCTTGAACCACAAAAGGAGAAACGAGATGGCCGGGCCGACAGAGTGACTCTGCTGATAGTGACAAGCCAGAAGAATGGCCGGATTACCCCTACTATATTGCAAGGCTACATGTCCCACCCAACACAATTCATCTTACTGTTTTATATGGCAATTGGTAAGCCCAATATCCAACTCCTCTATTTCCCCCTGTTCGGTACTATCGTTGCATTTTTACACAAAAGTCCGGTGGAAAATATCATCTTACTTTAGCTTAGGTAAGTTGCTCGGATAGGGGTAAGATAGTACATTCCGCCTTGCTTGTGCGTGAGATGCATACGACAATAGAAAACAAGCAGAAATAATAGTCGAATTGACCcatccttttaattttttttttttttttgctctcttcGATCTTATTTCTCTCGTTTTCTGCCTCTAGGATGAAAACTTGAACAGAAAATGCTTCTCAACCACCCAACACAATGCAATGAATTAATCTTACTATTTTGTATGGTAAGGCCCAATATGCATCCCATCCTCTGGATTTTTTTCGACCCTATTACTCTTGTCTTTATTGATTTGATAGGGATATCTTTGGTGTGGACTTTAACAGGTGAATTGAGAAGCAATTAGCAAAAACACgaacagaaacaaaaatagagcaagatgacacagagatttaaaGTGGTTTACACACCAATAAGATGTACTCTCATTAAAATTCTAATTacgaaaaaccccaaatctcactcACTTTACAATAAAGTgggtaaaaaatataaatactcctccgtTAGATCGGATAGATCCATTGGGTCCGCTATAAACACAAATCTTAGAAAAAAGTTCCATTCAAATCATCACAAAAAATGTCGGATCGAGCGGATCATTTTTCAAAATGGatacaagaattcaagacataCATAGCAAATATCAAATGAAAATTCAACCTGTCAAAGGCTCATATCAAACATTCTTATATGTTTTATCCTTAAGATCtacatttttttggtaaaataaaatCTCTTATTTCAAACTAAATATATGattaaggagaaagtttttctttctATCACATGAGAAGATTCAGCCATCATCCTAGGACTGTAAAACATTCCCTTATTTACGAATGGTTCAAGATATCTCCAATGTTGCGGTATACCCTCTCCCACCCACATCCGAAAGCTATGGTCAAGAAAAGTTGCAATCAATGAATTCTCTTTTACTGTTGGTTTAAAGAAAACTCAATCATTTCATATAGTCCAATTCAGCACACCTTTTCGCgaggaaaaaacaaaacaagggGGGTAGCCTATATATCAATTAGCTTATTCATCCCGTCTTATCTCAATGGGGCTCCAATTTATTTCTTCTATAAAGCCAATCAAAATACAACCTTTTCCTCTCGTGAGGTGGGAATGGATAGAAAGGGACAGCTTTATATATCTGCAGTGCATCTCTGTGCTTTGCTAAGATTATTTTAAGAGGCCAAAACTTTCTATATAAGGGTGACATGCTTGTCTTAAATCAAGCCACTCATCCTGATAGAGATAGAAAGCAACATTATGACTGCACTTTGCACCGTGCCACTATGGCTACTTCCCCTTCTAGCTCTCCTCCCATTGCTTCTCATTCTAAAGAGCAAACAGGTGAGAAGAACCAACCTTCCTCCTGGACCTCCTAAACTTCCCATCATAGGTAACTTGCACCAACTTGGTGAGCTGCCTCACCGCTCTCTGTGGCAATTCTCTAAGGAATATGGTCCAATCATGCTTTTGCAACTCGGGCGCATGCCTACACTAGTAGTCTCATCTGTTGAAATGGCAAGTGAGATCATGAAGTCTCATGATCTTGATTGTTGCAGTAGGCCTGACTTGATGGGCCCTAGAAAACTCTCATACAACAACTCAGACATTGCTTTTTCGCCTTACAATGATTACTGGAGGGAGATTAGGAAGGTCTGTGTTCTAGAGCTCTTTGGTATGAAGAGGGTGCAATCTTTTGCTTCCATTAGAGAAGACCGAGTTGCTTCAATGATTAGCTCAATTTCGAAGTCTACTTCAACTCCAATTAATCTGAGTGAGATGCTCTTTACCCTTACTGATGATATAACTTGTAGGATTGCTTTTGGTAAGAGTTACAAGGGGAGAGAATTTGATAATGGGCGCTTTGAAGAAGCTATTAATGAAGCCTTCGCTATGTTGGGTAGCTTCTCCGGCACCGATTTTTTCCCTTATGTAGGAGGGATCTTAGACAAGTTCACTGGACTCCATGGAAGGCTTGAAAAGTGCTTCCAACAATTTGATGATTTCTACCAAAACGTGATTGATGAGCATCTCAACAATGAGAAAACAGAATCAGAGCAAGAAGATATCATTGATGTCTTGCTCAAAGTAGGAAGGGATCATACAGGTACAGCTCCTCTCACCCATGATCATATAAAAGGAATCCTTATGGTAAGCCACCTATCTCCTATTCTTAGCTTCCCTTTAACTTAGCTCTTAAGATCCAATTTAATGAATTTTATTCTTAATAAATgttgtttattcttttttcaGAATATATTTTTAGGTGGAGTAGATACTAGTGCTGTTACATTAGTGTGGGCAATGACAGAGCTTGTTAAGAACCCAGAAGTGATGAAGAAAGTACAAGATGAGGTTAGAAGCTCTgttggaaagaaaggaaaggttGTTCAAGCAGTTGTCGATCAACTTAAATACCTTAAAATGGTGGTAAAGGAGACTCTAAGATTGCATCCTCCAACTCCTCTATTGGTTCCACGAGAAACCATTAATCATTTTACTATTAATGGATATGACATTTACCCCAAAACAAGGGTCCAAGTGAATGCTTGGGCAATTGGAAGAGATCCCAAATGTTGGAAGAACCCAGAAAAGTTCATGCCAGAAAGGTTCATGGATAACTCAATTGATTACAAGGGAAAACATTTTGAGTTATTGCCTTTTGGAGCAGGTCGAAGAATTTGTCCTGGAATACACATGGCTGCTTCAATGATTGAGCTAACACTTGCAAATCTTCTATATGCCTTTGATTGGGGCTTTCCTGATGGGATTAAGAAGGAAAATATAGACATGAATGAAGAAGCAGGTCTTACTGTTCATAAGAAAGCTCCTCTTTACCTTCTGCCTATTAACCATAGTTGGGATTCAGAAGAGAATATTGCCTCAATTAGTGATTGATGGACTACATTCATTACTTGACGCGATAAGCACTACCCATTCCCCCCTCTTTGTTGTATCCAAGTTCATAGTGTTGCTCATTTTTTGTATAGAGAGGCCGACCACGTTGCAGATTTCTTGGCGAAAGGTGCTGCAAAGACAAAAAACTACCCCCTCAAGTAACTAAATCTTAATCTTGCTAATGGCAATGTCATACGTGGGGCTGCTTCTCTAACTTTATTTGTCCTGGGAATGCCcaggtttttgtttgttctgtaatgtttttctctcttttcttgaaTGAAtccttttaatatatatataaataaaaaatctttttgctctttttcttttatatatatatatatacttttttttttggggaggggggtgtGGCAAAATACTTATTTGTCATTGGCTGCTTCGTCAAAATGATTTCTTCACAAGCTACCATGAAGTGAGTCCGGATCAGGTTCTGAAACAAGAACTTGAGTTCTGACTCTCGGCAGCCCTTAGCCAGCGCGGGAGAGGATCTGTCTCGATTCCTAGCCAACACGTGGTTTTTTCATAACTCGCGAAAAACATTACCACAATGAGGGTTTGTccaattcagatcttctacgacgcgttgcccgtagcggcctgagcGACCCAAACATAGGGAGcagtgcaatgaccgccttacctctgCACAAGCGCCTTACCCGGGTGGGGCTAAGGCAGTCATAGCGTTGCGTTGCGTCCTTTGTCTGCTCCAATTAGGCCGCTATGGGCAACGCACCATCAAAGAATTGGATCCCGGGTTTGTCATTGTCTTAATGTGTTATTTAAGGAAAAAGGTTACATGTATGGCAAAGCATGGTGCACGATTGTTTTTGAAATCCTTCCATTGGAATAAAATCACAAATATAAATCCCAAAAATCCTTTCATTGGAATAAAATCACAAATATAAATCCCAAAGCCCAACCCCACTAGTTATGAGCACTGAACAACATCCCCATTCCCAAAATGGGGTCTTTTGTCCATAGCTTGAAGCTGATCCCACAC is a window encoding:
- the LOC122664420 gene encoding cytochrome P450 71B34-like, producing MTALCTVPLWLLPLLALLPLLLILKSKQVRRTNLPPGPPKLPIIGNLHQLGELPHRSLWQFSKEYGPIMLLQLGRMPTLVVSSVEMASEIMKSHDLDCCSRPDLMGPRKLSYNNSDIAFSPYNDYWREIRKVCVLELFGMKRVQSFASIREDRVASMISSISKSTSTPINLSEMLFTLTDDITCRIAFGKSYKGREFDNGRFEEAINEAFAMLGSFSGTDFFPYVGGILDKFTGLHGRLEKCFQQFDDFYQNVIDEHLNNEKTESEQEDIIDVLLKVGRDHTGTAPLTHDHIKGILMNIFLGGVDTSAVTLVWAMTELVKNPEVMKKVQDEVRSSVGKKGKVVQAVVDQLKYLKMVVKETLRLHPPTPLLVPRETINHFTINGYDIYPKTRVQVNAWAIGRDPKCWKNPEKFMPERFMDNSIDYKGKHFELLPFGAGRRICPGIHMAASMIELTLANLLYAFDWGFPDGIKKENIDMNEEAGLTVHKKAPLYLLPINHSWDSEENIASISD